atttgtatattGCATAAATGTTGTGCATCATTTAATgaatataataatttatttatttttaaacatattccGGGGGTTTTTTCTGCCACAGATTGATGAGCTTTCTAAAATCCGTGAGTCATGCAAGTTAATGGAGCGAGCTGTCGTTCAAAATAGCCTCTGTGACATCGCAATAGGTGAGtcctgttaaatattaaaagaaaataagctaaaactatatataaatatatatatatatatatataaaaccgTGATGCTATGGTAAGCATagattcttcttttcttttttttttactttgattccCTTATAGATTTTAAATTCTATGAAGATCCCTCTGATGAGTTTATAGGCCATGAGGGAACCCTGATGCCTTTGTGGAATTTTCGGTACAAAGGAACCAAACACCTGACGGTTAGTGCCCTCTGCTGGTAGGTTCACGCATCTACTGTTTAAATATTGTCAGTGAGATTTCTGTGACTTCACATAGGGGTTATCTGTCGTTGATGTGTGCCCATAAATGGTTAACATCTattctgtggattatttttaacagGAATAGGCGATACTTGGACATGTTTGCTGTTGGAATGGGAACTGGTGAACCATGACACTTTCTAGGATGCAATCTATTCACACGTgcactaatttaaaaaaaaatgtgttcatttgcGTTTTCGTATCCTCTGTCCTGCTCTTCCCAGAGGACTACTTTGATCAGCAATGTGGTGGCATGGTTCTCATCTACTCACTGAAGAACCCCACTTACCCAGAATATGCCTACAAAACAGCCTCTGGCGTCAGGTGTGTCGATATCCACCCGCATAAGTCCTACTTGGTGGCAGCAGGCTTCTATGACGGCAACGTGGCCGTCTACAACTTGAAGGTGGAGAAACTGAAGCCTGTGTGCGCGTCCAGTCCAGAAACTGGGAAGCACATGGATCCAGTCATACAGGTGGGGAAAATGGATTATAGCCAAAAATGTTCCTCTCACAAACACAGTCTTAGATGTGGAAGATTAAAATATATGTtcacatacatttttataaaaaaacattgatgtgtttatttctttacattttactgTGAAGCTGTGCTGGCAGAAAGATGACATTAACAACAACCACAATTTCTACTCTGTGTCACTTGATGGTCAAATTGTATCCTGGACGCTGGTTAAGGTAAAGTGAGTAATGATGACATGCATGTTTTTTGCATACTTGAACATCTCTGGCTGCATGGCCTTTTTTGGAATGATTGCAGAATGAGCTGGTTTTTGCCGTCAAAACCAAACTGTCACTGCAAAACCCTTTCACTGAGGGAACAGGAAATGAAATCCTCAAAGAGGTCTTCTCCAAAGGTCAGGTTCATGTACAGTAAATAACCACACTTTCATTAGGCTTTATTTGGATTTGCACTAACAACAGTCTATGCCTTGATGTTTCTTGTTGACAGTTTCTTGCACATCAATTGACTTCCATAAAGACATTCCCAATCTGTTCTTAGTTGGAACGCTAGAGGGAATGATACTAAAGGTTTGTATTTttactatattttattttcGGGAGTAAATGactgcatttttaaatgacCATAATTGAGCTTTCTTCACACTTATatcaatattttattatttaaaatgtgtttgaaatagCAGGGTGGCTATGGATAATCATTTTgactctgcttttcttttttaatgagtATTGTAATTCAAATCTGGGTACAAACAGGTCAAGAAGCAGCTCCAACTGAAGCAACTATTCTAAATAACTCTACCGCCACACACTTGCTTGATCCAACTGCCTTATAAAtagttatttttctatttgtagtTAGAGCtgataaaagcctttttttaatgactgaaGTATTGTCTCTGTAACTGTGCTGAGCTTCAGTTCTGCTGATGAAAAAGGTGGAGCTGAAATGGAAATGCAAATCTGAACATGGAAACCGTTTTGTTCCGGTTAAAAGCTCTTAACAGTATGCATGTATATGTTTTTTCCCAATACCTTGAAGTACTTCAGCTTTACCTTTTGTTAAACCTTTCTTTTGACCCTTTGTATGGCcaaatattagtttttttcttcttttttcagtgTTCTATGACATACACCGGCCATCCCATGGAGGTCTATGATGCTCACCTGCTTTCAGTTGGAACTGTCAAATGGAACCCTTTCCATCCAAAAGTATTCATCTCTTGCAGTTGTGACATGACAGTGAAGATCTGGGACCACACTGTCACGTAAGAATCATCTAGCTTGTTGAGGAAACAATACGGTTTTTGACAGAATCCTTAGTTCTCTTTGCAGTTGGAATAGAACCGGGTTTATCCCGGTCTCTGAACAGGGAATCAGCCCCTCACCATTCCTTTGGGCTCTTGAGGGGTTGATGGGAGTTTTACCAGTCAGTCCACATGTGTTGTGGATTCTATCATAAATGTAAAGTGTTTATGTTCCCATAATATTTATTCTCAAAATATCACTATCTTTTCCAGTACTCCAATTTCCAACATTGACCTAAAAGAACCTGTTGAGGATGTTGCGTTTTCGCCACACACCTCCACTGTGTTTGCTGCTGTGACCAGAAGGGGAACAGTAAGTCCTTCTATGTTTGAATTTTTACACTGAGCTGTGATCGAACACTTTCTCAGTTCATTGTATTTACATAGTGTTCCATTAACAGGTGCCATACTTTAAAA
The nucleotide sequence above comes from Oryzias latipes chromosome 5, ASM223467v1. Encoded proteins:
- the dnai1 gene encoding dynein intermediate chain 1, axonemal produces the protein MENNTLHQDPDDAQSLMANEDIKEETTVQAGGESEEDRAEASVSPVKDRTDAEKNLEENRSHSTLSEADTKEQFVFNEKGTQILINPTRSINTQTDATLHCSFSSNVNQWVIYDAYKKELKKRQEQEGGHLLKENSDTGRKKTLLMETKIDELSKIRESCKLMERAVVQNSLCDIAIDFKFYEDPSDEFIGHEGTLMPLWNFRYKGTKHLTVSALCWNRRYLDMFAVGMGTEDYFDQQCGGMVLIYSLKNPTYPEYAYKTASGVRCVDIHPHKSYLVAAGFYDGNVAVYNLKVEKLKPVCASSPETGKHMDPVIQLCWQKDDINNNHNFYSVSLDGQIVSWTLVKNELVFAVKTKLSLQNPFTEGTGNEILKEVFSKVSCTSIDFHKDIPNLFLVGTLEGMILKCSMTYTGHPMEVYDAHLLSVGTVKWNPFHPKVFISCSCDMTVKIWDHTVTTPISNIDLKEPVEDVAFSPHTSTVFAAVTRRGTVYFYDVSISIYEAICQQEVVNKRKGQLTKLEFNPIHLIIIIGDGKGCIHSFKLSPNLRKRPKNKKGQEIPIDPQEEVGKLEKFLISRLNARQSAP